The genomic region CGGCATGATGTGGCCGCTGCTGGGCCGGCTGGGGGTGCGCGATCCGGCGGCGCAGGGCTTCGCCACCGGGCTGGCGGCGCACGGCATGGGGACCGCGCGCGCGTTCCAGGCCGATCCGGTCGCCGGCAGCTTCGCCGGCATCGCCCTGGCGCTGAACGGGCTGATGACCTCGCTGATCGTGCCCGTGGTCCTGCGGCTCTTCGGGATGTAGCCTCGGGCCGCGGCAAGCAGGGAGCGCGCGGCGCCATGAGCATCGAACTCTGGACCTGGAACACCCCCAACGGTCGGAAGATCAGCGTCGCCCTGGAGGAGATGGGCCTGCCCTACACGGTGCGGCCGGTCGACATCACCCAGGGCGCGCAGTTCGACCCGGAGTTCCTGGCCTTCAGCCCCAACAACCGGATTCCCGCGATCCGGGATCCGAACGGGCCGGACGGCGCGCCGATCACCGTGTTCGAATCCGGTGCGATCCTGGTCTATCTCGGGGCCAAGACCGGCATGTTCTGGCCGGCGGATTTGCGCCGGCAGGTGCCGGTGCTGGAATGGCTGATGTGGCAGATGGGCGGCTTCGGCCCGATGCCGGGTCAGGTGCATCATTTCCTGCAGGTGGCCGACGAGCAGGACCGGCGCTACGGGCTGGCGCGCTACAGCAAGGAGACGCGCCGTCTCTATGGCGTCGCCGACCGGCGGCTGGCGCAGGTGGAATTCTTCGCCGGCGAGATCTCGATCGCCGACTTCGCCATCGTCGGCTGGGTCTGGCGGCACGAACGCCACCAGGTCGACCTCGCCGAGTTCCCGCATGTCCGGCGCTGGTATGAAGCGATGATGGCGCGCCCGGGAACGCGGCGCGGCTTCGAGGTGGCGCTGTCCTGACCCTGACGGGTCAGAACAGCTCGATGGCAGGCTCGGCGGCGCCGGTCTCGCCCGTGCCGAGCGCGCGGGAATGGGCGACGCGCTGCTGCTCCATCACGTAGGACGCGTAGACGCTCTCGATCATGGCCTCGACCAGCGGCAGTTCCACGCCGGCATTGGGGTTGCAGACCAGCTTCGCCGCCGCCTCGGCGTGATCGCCGAGGCGCGCGATCGCATCGGCGGTATGCTCGAGCTGCTGGCGCGTCACGTCCTGGAACTGGACGCTCGCGATCGCTTCCAGCAGCAGCTCGCGCATCTGCGCCGCCCGTGCGCGCATGGCCGTGGCGGCTTCGATCTGTGCCGTCGCGATGCTGCCGACGCCTGTGGCGGTGGCGCCGATCTGGCCGACGATCGCCTCGATCATGGCGCGTTCCTCCTCCGCCTTCTGGACCACGAAGGCCCGTTGGTCGAGGAACCGTCCGACCAGGGCCTGGACCATGTCGAGATGGTCGCGGATCTGCCCGGAGATCTGTGTCGTGCCGTGGGAGAGCTGGCGCACCTCGCCGGCCACCACGCCGAAGGCGGCGCCGGCCACGCCGCTGCGATGGGCCTCGATGGCGGCGTTCAGCGCCAGCAGGTTGGTCTGGCGGGCGACGCCCTCGATCTGGCGCAGCAGGTCGTCGAACCCGCCGAAGGCGGTGACGATCTCGCCGTTCATCCGGTCGGCGTCGGCGGCGGCGGCATCGCGCGCCTGCACATGCGCGCGCAGCTGGTCGATGACGGCATTGTTGGCCGCCATCCGCTCCTGCACGTCCAGCATCGCCACGTGGGTGGCGGTCTCGGCGGCATTGAGCCGTTGGACCAGTTCATAGGCGCTGTCGTCGACGCCCTGCAGCCGGGTCAGGATGTCCATCGCGGCCTGCTCGGTGCAGCCGACGGCGGAGGCGATCTGCTCGCGCAGCATGGCGGCGTAGCGGGGATACACGGCGATCTGCGCGGCGACCGCGTTGGTATCCGGTGGTGCTGCCTTGGCCGGCGGGGCAGCGGCATCCGGCACGGCCCTGGTGGCGGTCACCGTCCCGTCCCGCGGCGAGGCCGTGGCCGGGGCCAATGCACGCGCGGCGGCCAGGGAGGCCGCGAAGGAGGACAGCGCCAATGTCAGCACCGGGAGCCCCAGGCCGCTGCCAACCCCGTACACGGCAAGCGCCAGGGCACTCAGCGCCGAAAGCGTGGCGGCGGTCCGGGGTGGCACACGCAAAAAGATCGAACCGCCCTGCATTTCAGGCTCCCGGGATCACCTGCTTGAGCACCTGCAGCAGCTTGTCGGCCGGCACCGGCTTGACCAGCCAGCCGGTGGCGCCGGCCGCCTTGGCGTCATCGCGTTTCTTCTGCTCGGATTCCGTGGTGAGCAGCAGCATCGGCGTGAACCGGGCATTGGGCAGGCGGCGCGCCTCGCGGATCATCTCCACGCCGTTGATGCCGGGCATGTTGTAATCGGTGATGACCAGGGCGAAAGGCTTCGTGCGCATCTGCGTCAGCCCCTCCTCACCGGAAGCGGCCTTGGTCACGCCATAGCCGCTGCGTTCCAGCACCGAGGCCATGCTCATCAGCAGGGTAGGCGAATCATCGACCAGCAAGACATGCTTCATGGGGTGGATCCTTCCTGACGGGGTATGGCGGGGGGAAGCTCGGCGCAGAGGCGCGCCACGAAGGGGTCGGTGGCGGCGGCGGCAAGCCGGGGGCGGGCCGCCAGCAGCACCTGCAGCACGGCGGCATGCAGGTGCCTGCAGCCGGACAGATCGACCGCGGGGGTGGCGGTGCCGCGCACCCAGTCCAGCAGCGGCTCGGCTTCTTCCACGGTGCAGGTTCCATCCAGCACGGCGAGGTCGCCCTCGATCAGGATCGGCATCACACCAGCTCCGCGACATCCAGGATCAGCAGCACGCGCCCGTCGCCCAGCAGCGTGGTGCCGACGAAGCCGCGCAGGCCGGAGAGCATCCCTTCCAGCGGGCGCACGATCGCTTCCATGCGCTCGCGGAAGGCGTCGATGACCAGGCCGACGGTGGCCTGTCCCGCGCGCAGCACCAGCACCGGGTCGTCCTCGCGGGCGGCGGCCTGTGGCGCCACCGGCAACTCGAGCAGGTGATCGAGGCGCAGCAGCGGCACGATGCGGTCACGCAGCACGAAGGCTTCCTGTCCGCGGATGCAGTGCACCGCGCTGGCCGGCAGGCGCACACTCTCGACGACCGTGTTCATCGGGATGCCGAACAGGTGGCCGGCGCATTCGATGGTCATGATGCGCGTCACCGCCATGGTCAGCGGCAGCGTCATCCGCACCGTGGTGCCCTGGCCGGGCTTGCTGGAGAGATCCACCCAGCCCCCCACCTTCTCCACGGTCGAGCGCACCACGTCCATGCCGACGCCGCGGCCGGAGAGGTCGGAGACCTGCTCGGAGGTGGAGAAGCCGGCGCGGAACACCAGCCGCAGCGCTTCCTCGTCCGGCATGGCCTCGGCCGCCGCGTCGTCGAGCAGGCCGCGCTCCACCGCCTTGCGGCGCACCCGCTTCGGGTCGATGCCGCGCCCGTCGTCGCTGACCGTCACCACGATGGTTTCGTTCTGCTGCTCGGCGGCCAGCCGCAGCGTGCCATGCGGCTTCTTGCCGGCGACCATGCGCTCCTCGGCCGATTCCAGGCCATGGTCGAGGCTGTTGCGGATCATGTGCAGCAAGGGATCCGACAGCGCCTCGATCATGTTCTTGTCGGCCTCGGTCTCCTCGCCTTCCAGCACCACGTCGACCTGCTTGCCGAGCCGGCGCGAGAGGTCGCGCACGAGGCGGGGGAAGCGCTGGAACACGTGGTTGACCGGCAGCATGCGGATCGCCATCACCGCGGACTGCATCTCCTCGGCCAGCCGGTGCACCACCGCCTGCTGGTCCTTGATGTCGCGCGCGAGGTCGCGCGCGCTCGCGCCCGCCTCAGCCTTGCGGGCGAGGTAGGACAGGCTGTTCTTGGCGACGATCAGCTCGCCGACGAGGTTCATCAGCACGTCGATCTTGGACTGGTCGACCCGCAGGGTTACCGGCGCGCTGCGCAGCTCGGGCGAGGGGGCCGGCGCCTCGGCCGGGTCGGCGGCGACGGCGGTGCCACCGGCGGCGGCAGCAGCGGCGAGGGGGGGCAGGGGCGGCGGGGCGGCCGGGGCCCGCACCTCGCGCAGCAGCGCCGCGAGCGCTTCCGGATGGCCTTCCGCGGTCTGTCGCACCGCCGAGCCCAGGGTGGCTTCGTCGAGCGCCCGGCCCAGATGCGTCATCACCCGCCGCAGCAGCATGCCGATCGCGCTGGCACGCCCGGGCAGGCATTCCGGTTCGCAGGACACGTCCAGAAGATGCAGTTGGCTGGCCAGCACTTCGGTGACGACGCCGGCATCGGGCTGTGGCGCCTGCGACGGGGCGAAGGCGGAGATCGCCACGTCCTCGCAGTAGCGGAACAGGTGCTGCACGTCCTCGCGCGGGGCGGTGCAGAGCAGGCGGAACGACAGGGCCGAGGCAAAGGCGTCCATCTCGGCGAGCGCCGGCCAGGCCGGCGGTGGCAACACCTGCAGCGCCACCAGCTCCGGCACCTGGCGCACCAGGTTCAGTGGATCCTCGCCGCGGAAGAAGCATTGCGCATCGGGGCAGTACTCGACCGCCACCAGGTCGCGATCGACGGCGCGGGCCGCCGCTTCCGCCGTGGCCAGCTCGGCGGGGGGCAGCGTGGCCACCCAGGCGGGCGGCGCATGCGGCGCGGCGGTGCCGCCGGCGGACGCGGCCGCCGGGCCGTCGCCACCGTCCATCAGCGCGCGAATGGCCTGCGCCCGGGTCGCCGCCACCTCGGCCGCTTCCGCCGGCAGGTCGCCACCGCTGCGCTCGATCGCCTCCAGCCAGGTCCGGGTCAGGTCGAAGGCGGCCAGCAGCAGGTCCACCATGGCCGGCGTGATCGGCCGGCCGGTGCTGCGCAACTGCGCCAGCAGGTCCTCGCCGGCATGCACGAGCGAGGTCAGCGGCGCCATCTCGAACAGGCCGGACGTGCCCTTGAGCGTGTGCACGGCCCGGAACAGCGAGTTCATCGCCGCCGCGTCGGCGTGGGCGCGTTCCAGATCCAGCAGGGCCGCGCCGGCGGCGTCCAGCAGGTCGCGTCCCTCGATCAGGAACTGCTCGAGCAGCGGGTTCATGCGGGCGGCATCCCAAGCAGCACCCGCACCAGCCCGGACAGGCGCTCCGGACGGACGGGCTTGTGGAGATACATGTTGGCGCCGACCGCGTAGGCCTGCGCCGCGTCGGCGGCGGTGCTCTCGGTGCTGATCATCACCGCCGGGATCGCCTGCAGCTCGGGTTCCTGGCGCACCGCGCGCAGGAAGCCGTAGCCGTCGAGATGCGGCATGTTGACGTCCACCAGCATCAGGTCGGGCGGGTCGCGCAGGGCTTTCTCCAGCCCCTCGGCGCCGTTCCAGGCCTCGTCCACCTTGCAGCCGATGGCCGTGAGCACGCCCCGATAGAACAATCTGACGGTGGCGGCATCATCCACGACGAGAACGCGGGTTCCCATGTTTCCCTCACATCGGCCGCTGGTAGACGATCGCGTCCTGGAACTTGCGTACCGTGAACAGCGAGGAGATGCGGCTCATCGATTCCGAATGCCCGAGACAGACGAACCCGCCCGGCCGCAGCGCCTCGTAGAACGCCTCGGCGGCCCGGCGGCGGGACGCGTCGTCGAAGTAGATCAGCAGGTTGCGGCAGAAGATCACGTCCATGTCCCGATAGCGCCGCATGTCGGCGGTACAGGTGATGTTGGTCTTGCGGAACTCGACCGAGTTGCGCAGGTCCTCGACGATCTGCCAACTGGCCTCGCCGGTGCGGGTGAAGTAGCGCATCCGCGCGGCCGGCGAGAGATTCTGCAGCGCCCGTGCGTCGTAGATGCCGCGGCGTGCGTGCTCGAGAACGCGCGTGTCGATGTCGGAGGCGAGGATGCGGATGTCCCAGTCGTCCACTTCGTGCCAGTTTTCCAGCATGTACAGCGCGATCGAGTACGGCTCCTCGCCGGTGGAGCAGGGTACCGACCAGATCTGCAGCGGTTCCTCGCGCCGGCGGTGATGCGTCACTTCCGGCAGGATTGCGTTCACCAGGCAGCGGAACTGGTATTCCTCGCGGTAGAAATACGTCTCGTTCACCGTCATGGTGTTGATCAGGTTCTGCAGTTCCTCGGCTCTGGGATCGAAGAAGCGCAGCGCCGTCATGTAGTCGGCGAAGGAGCCGGTTTTGGTGGTGACGATGCGGTCGGCGAGGCGACGGTCGACGAAATAGCGCTTGGTGTCACCGAAGACGATTCCGGTCTTCTGGTAGAAGAATTCCTGGAAGCGGGCGAACTCGCCGTCGGTGATGACGATGTCGGCCGGATTCATGACCCGCCTGCCAGACGTTGGCACACGGCCTCGGCGGCGAAGACGAGAAAGGGTTCGTTGTTGAAGCGCCGGGCCAGTTCCTGCAGGGCCGGGATGGCCTCGGCGCTGCCGATCTGCTCCAGCGTCTCCACCGCGGTCGCGCAGACGTTCACCTCGGTGTCGCGCTGCATCGCCGCGATCACCCAGGGGACGGCGGCGGGATCGCGCATGCCGGCGAAGGTGACCAGCGCGGCGATGCGCAGGTCGGGGTCGGCATGGTCGAGCAGGGCCCGCACGCTTGCCGCGGCGGGCGGGCCGATTTCCTGCAACGCGACGATCACCGCGTTGCGTAGCCAGGCATCCTCGCGCGCGAGCTCCTTCACCAGCGCATCGATGGCGGCCGGCGTCGCCACCGCGGTCAGCGCGCCGAGCAGCGCCTCCTGCACCGGCCGCACCGTCTCGGCGGCGAGGGCCGCGACCAGGGCGTCGGTTGCCTCGCCGGCACCCGGGTGTTCGGCGATCTCGCGCGCGGCGGCACGGCGGACATCGTTGTCCGCGGCCGTGAGCTCGACCACGAGGTCGGCCATCGATCGCTGCCGCGCGCGGGGGGACGTCCCGTTCCCGGCACGCGCCTTCAGAAACGCCATGTCACACCGGATCCGCTTGGGTGGTCAAAGACACGTAGGTGGTCAAAGACAAGGGCAGGTCTGTGCCCTGGCACTGGTTGGTTGGCGGGCCCATCACATCCTCATCCACTGTGCCAGGTGCGCGGCGATGCGGTCGCAGGCCAGCACCTCGGTGGCGCCACCGCGCCGGATCAGCTCGGCCGGCATGCCGAAGACCGCCGCGGTCTGCTCCGATTCGGCGATGGTGCGCCCGCCGCGACGGTGCAGCGCCGTCATCGCCTCGGCGCCGTCATTGCCCATGCCGGTCAGCAGCACACCGATCAGGCGGGCCGGCGGCAGATGCTCCATGGCCGAGGCCACCATCCGGTCGGCACTGGGATGCCATGGGCTCTGGTCGGGCGGCACGGCATTGGCCACGATCCGCCCCAGCCGGCGCTCGATCACCACGTCGGATTCGCCGCGGCCGATGAAGATGGCGCCACCGCGCAGCGGGGTGGGCGCGGCCACTTCCTGTACCGGCAGCACGCACAGCCCGTCCATCCGCCGCGCCAGCGATCCGGTGAAGCTCGCCGGCATGTGCTGCGCGATCACCACGGCATAGGGGAAGCCTTCCGGCAGGTCGGGCAGGATGTCCTCGAGCGCCCGCGGGCCGCCGGTGGAAACGCCGATCAGCACCACTCCGGCCAGGTCGCGCGGCGATTGCAGGGCGGCACGGTGGCGCGCGGACACCGCGGTGCGCTCGGCACGCAGCGATTCTTCCAGGCGCATCGGCCGCAGCCTGGCACGCGCGGCGGTCCGCACCTTGGCCAGCAGTTCGGTCCGCACCCGGTCGATGCCGGAAGAGACCGTACCGTCGGGCTTGAGCACCACGTCGACCGCCCCGAGTGCCAGTGCCCGCACGGTGACTTCGGCGCCATCGGCGGTGAGGGAGGAGACCATCACCACCGGGCGCGGCGCCTCGCGCATCAGCCGGCGCAGGCAGGTCAGGCCGTCCATCTCCGGCATGTTGACGTCGAGCGTGACCACCTGCGGGTTGAACACGCGGATCTGTTCGAGCGCCTCATGCCCGTTGCGCGCGTGCTGGACGACGACGTCGCCCGCGGATTCCAGCATCTGGCGAAGCTGGCGCCGCATCAGCGCGGAGTCGTCAACCACGAGGACGCGCAGGGGAGAGCCCGGCATGATCGTCGTTCCGCCGGCTCAGAGCGCTTCGACCGAGCGCTGCTCGTCCACGCTGAGCAGCCGTTCCGGCTGCAGCAGCAGGAGCATGCGCTTCTGGCGCTCGAGATTGGCGACGCGGTCGATCAGCAGGCGCTGCTGTTCGGAGAGATGCGGCGCCGGGCCGATCGTGCTGCGCGGCACCTTCAGCACCTCCACCACGCTGTCGACGATGAAGCCGGTCCTTGCGTGCCCCACCATCAGCACCATGATGCGCTGGCGATCGTTGCGGGCCATGTCCGGCAGGGCGAAGCGGCGGCGCTGGTCGACCACCGGCAACACTACCCCGCGCAGGTTGACCACGCCTTCCATGAAATCGGGCGTGCGCGGCACGCGGGTGAGCTCGTCCGGGACCCGCACGATCTCCTGCACCGCGCCGATCGGCACGCCGTATTCCTCGTTGCTGAGCCGGAAGACGACGAACTGTTCTTCCTCGTCGACCGCCTCGGTCTCTGCCTGTGCCACCCTGCCATCTCCCTCCGCCTGCACGGTCGCCGCTTCTGCGGCGATGCCCGAGAAATCCGCGCCCGCGAACATCTTCTGCGCCGAGAGGATGGTGACCAGGCGCCGCCCATCCTCGAGCCGGCAGATCGATTCAAGATCGGCCGCATGCCCGCTCCTGGACAGCAGCGGCGGCACCGCGTCCACCAGGGACAGCGAAACCCGCAGCACTTCCTTGACGGCATCCATGACGATGCCGACCGAGGCGATCTCTTCGCCCCCCCGGTTGCGTCCGACCGAGACAACGACGATGCGGTTGTGCTCGGCCAGGGCCGGCTGCGGCATGCCGAACATGCTGCGCAGCGACACCAGCGGCAGCAGGCGGTTGCGCAGCGTCATCACGCCGATCACGTGCACGTCGCTGCGCGGCACCATGCTGATGCGCGGTGGCACCTGCACGATTTCCTGCACGTCGGCGATCGGGAAGGCGTATTCCTGGCCGGCCACCTCGAAGGAGACCAGTTGCAGCTCGCGATCGGTGCGCGTGACGGCTGCCGTGGCCGTGCCTTGCGCGACTTCCGTGGCGGCGGCGCCGCCAGTCTGGCGGCGCTCGGTCTGCAGCGCACCGCGCACCCCCAGGCTTGCGGGATCGAGCAGCATGATCATGCGCTGGTCGCGCTTGATCATGCCCTGCAGCAGGTCGGAGGAGACGGCGCTGCCGATCGCCTCGGCCGGCTCGATCTCGTCGCCCTCCGGGCTGATCACGCTGGCCATGCGGTCCACGACGAAGCCCGAGAGGGCCCCGCGGTTGAGCACGACGACGCGGGTGGCGTCGTTGTGCTCGGCCTCGGTCATGCCGAACAGGCGGCGCAGGCTGGTGACGGGCAGGACGGCCCCGCGCAGGTTGGCGATCCCTTCCAGACTGG from Rhodovastum atsumiense harbors:
- a CDS encoding chemotaxis protein CheW — its product is MSEALTTTAGRQFVTFWVDGEMFGVPLAEVQEIIRMPGVVHVPMAPSSLEGIANLRGAVLPVTSLRRLFGMTEAEHNDATRVVVLNRGALSGFVVDRMASVISPEGDEIEPAEAIGSAVSSDLLQGMIKRDQRMIMLLDPASLGVRGALQTERRQTGGAAATEVAQGTATAAVTRTDRELQLVSFEVAGQEYAFPIADVQEIVQVPPRISMVPRSDVHVIGVMTLRNRLLPLVSLRSMFGMPQPALAEHNRIVVVSVGRNRGGEEIASVGIVMDAVKEVLRVSLSLVDAVPPLLSRSGHAADLESICRLEDGRRLVTILSAQKMFAGADFSGIAAEAATVQAEGDGRVAQAETEAVDEEEQFVVFRLSNEEYGVPIGAVQEIVRVPDELTRVPRTPDFMEGVVNLRGVVLPVVDQRRRFALPDMARNDRQRIMVLMVGHARTGFIVDSVVEVLKVPRSTIGPAPHLSEQQRLLIDRVANLERQKRMLLLLQPERLLSVDEQRSVEAL
- a CDS encoding chemotaxis protein CheA, giving the protein MNPLLEQFLIEGRDLLDAAGAALLDLERAHADAAAMNSLFRAVHTLKGTSGLFEMAPLTSLVHAGEDLLAQLRSTGRPITPAMVDLLLAAFDLTRTWLEAIERSGGDLPAEAAEVAATRAQAIRALMDGGDGPAAASAGGTAAPHAPPAWVATLPPAELATAEAAARAVDRDLVAVEYCPDAQCFFRGEDPLNLVRQVPELVALQVLPPPAWPALAEMDAFASALSFRLLCTAPREDVQHLFRYCEDVAISAFAPSQAPQPDAGVVTEVLASQLHLLDVSCEPECLPGRASAIGMLLRRVMTHLGRALDEATLGSAVRQTAEGHPEALAALLREVRAPAAPPPLPPLAAAAAAGGTAVAADPAEAPAPSPELRSAPVTLRVDQSKIDVLMNLVGELIVAKNSLSYLARKAEAGASARDLARDIKDQQAVVHRLAEEMQSAVMAIRMLPVNHVFQRFPRLVRDLSRRLGKQVDVVLEGEETEADKNMIEALSDPLLHMIRNSLDHGLESAEERMVAGKKPHGTLRLAAEQQNETIVVTVSDDGRGIDPKRVRRKAVERGLLDDAAAEAMPDEEALRLVFRAGFSTSEQVSDLSGRGVGMDVVRSTVEKVGGWVDLSSKPGQGTTVRMTLPLTMAVTRIMTIECAGHLFGIPMNTVVESVRLPASAVHCIRGQEAFVLRDRIVPLLRLDHLLELPVAPQAAAREDDPVLVLRAGQATVGLVIDAFRERMEAIVRPLEGMLSGLRGFVGTTLLGDGRVLLILDVAELV
- a CDS encoding HEAT repeat domain-containing protein; protein product: MAFLKARAGNGTSPRARQRSMADLVVELTAADNDVRRAAAREIAEHPGAGEATDALVAALAAETVRPVQEALLGALTAVATPAAIDALVKELAREDAWLRNAVIVALQEIGPPAAASVRALLDHADPDLRIAALVTFAGMRDPAAVPWVIAAMQRDTEVNVCATAVETLEQIGSAEAIPALQELARRFNNEPFLVFAAEAVCQRLAGGS
- a CDS encoding response regulator, coding for MKHVLLVDDSPTLLMSMASVLERSGYGVTKAASGEEGLTQMRTKPFALVITDYNMPGINGVEMIREARRLPNARFTPMLLLTTESEQKKRDDAKAAGATGWLVKPVPADKLLQVLKQVIPGA
- a CDS encoding response regulator — its product is MGTRVLVVDDAATVRLFYRGVLTAIGCKVDEAWNGAEGLEKALRDPPDLMLVDVNMPHLDGYGFLRAVRQEPELQAIPAVMISTESTAADAAQAYAVGANMYLHKPVRPERLSGLVRVLLGMPPA
- a CDS encoding glutathione S-transferase family protein, with the protein product MSIELWTWNTPNGRKISVALEEMGLPYTVRPVDITQGAQFDPEFLAFSPNNRIPAIRDPNGPDGAPITVFESGAILVYLGAKTGMFWPADLRRQVPVLEWLMWQMGGFGPMPGQVHHFLQVADEQDRRYGLARYSKETRRLYGVADRRLAQVEFFAGEISIADFAIVGWVWRHERHQVDLAEFPHVRRWYEAMMARPGTRRGFEVALS
- the cheB gene encoding chemotaxis-specific protein-glutamate methyltransferase CheB; protein product: MPGSPLRVLVVDDSALMRRQLRQMLESAGDVVVQHARNGHEALEQIRVFNPQVVTLDVNMPEMDGLTCLRRLMREAPRPVVMVSSLTADGAEVTVRALALGAVDVVLKPDGTVSSGIDRVRTELLAKVRTAARARLRPMRLEESLRAERTAVSARHRAALQSPRDLAGVVLIGVSTGGPRALEDILPDLPEGFPYAVVIAQHMPASFTGSLARRMDGLCVLPVQEVAAPTPLRGGAIFIGRGESDVVIERRLGRIVANAVPPDQSPWHPSADRMVASAMEHLPPARLIGVLLTGMGNDGAEAMTALHRRGGRTIAESEQTAAVFGMPAELIRRGGATEVLACDRIAAHLAQWMRM
- a CDS encoding CheR family methyltransferase; translated protein: MNPADIVITDGEFARFQEFFYQKTGIVFGDTKRYFVDRRLADRIVTTKTGSFADYMTALRFFDPRAEELQNLINTMTVNETYFYREEYQFRCLVNAILPEVTHHRRREEPLQIWSVPCSTGEEPYSIALYMLENWHEVDDWDIRILASDIDTRVLEHARRGIYDARALQNLSPAARMRYFTRTGEASWQIVEDLRNSVEFRKTNITCTADMRRYRDMDVIFCRNLLIYFDDASRRRAAEAFYEALRPGGFVCLGHSESMSRISSLFTVRKFQDAIVYQRPM
- a CDS encoding methyl-accepting chemotaxis protein, translating into MQGGSIFLRVPPRTAATLSALSALALAVYGVGSGLGLPVLTLALSSFAASLAAARALAPATASPRDGTVTATRAVPDAAAPPAKAAPPDTNAVAAQIAVYPRYAAMLREQIASAVGCTEQAAMDILTRLQGVDDSAYELVQRLNAAETATHVAMLDVQERMAANNAVIDQLRAHVQARDAAAADADRMNGEIVTAFGGFDDLLRQIEGVARQTNLLALNAAIEAHRSGVAGAAFGVVAGEVRQLSHGTTQISGQIRDHLDMVQALVGRFLDQRAFVVQKAEEERAMIEAIVGQIGATATGVGSIATAQIEAATAMRARAAQMRELLLEAIASVQFQDVTRQQLEHTADAIARLGDHAEAAAKLVCNPNAGVELPLVEAMIESVYASYVMEQQRVAHSRALGTGETGAAEPAIELF